From a region of the Alnus glutinosa chromosome 1, dhAlnGlut1.1, whole genome shotgun sequence genome:
- the LOC133871615 gene encoding probable acyl-activating enzyme 16, chloroplastic isoform X3 encodes MSVACCRSSLGIMATGAINVVRGSRSSVEELLHIYNHSESVALAVDSPEMFNRMAETFISKAPMRFVILLWGEKSSLACDGLEGMPVFNYKEIVDLGQESRKSLFDSHDARRRQMDEAISSDDVATLVYTSGTTGNPKGVLLTHRNLLHQIKNLWDIVPAEVGDRFLSMLPPWHAYERACEYFIFTCGIEQVYTIVRNLKDDLQHYQPQYLISVPLVYDTLYSGIQKQISTSSPLRKLIAFMFIRVSLTYMELKRIYEGKCLTRNEKQPSYLVSMLDWLWARCIAAILYPVHMLAKKVVYSKIHSTIGISKAGVSGGGSLPLHVDQFFEGIGVKVQNGYGLTESSPVVAARRPTCNVLGSVGHPIQHTEFKIVDSETNEVLSPGLKGIVKVRGPQVMKGYYKNPWATKQVIDEDGWLSTGDIGWIAPHHSTGRSRRCGGVIVLEGRAKDTIVLSTGENVEPGELEEAALRSSLIQQIVVIGQDQRRLGAIIVPNKEEVLLAAKELSILDANASDLSKEKMTSLLYKELRTWTLQFSFQIGPILVVEEPFTIESDLLTPTMKIRRDKVCARYREQIDNLYK; translated from the exons ATGTCGGTGGCTTGTTGCAGATCAAG TCTAGGTATAATGGCCACTGGAGCAATCAATGTGGTAAGGGGTTCAAGGTCATCAGTTGAAGAGTTATTGCACATATACAATCACTCTGAAAG TGTTGCACTTGCTGTGGACAGTCCTGAAATGTTCAATCGAATGGCCGAAACATTTATTTCCAAGGCTCCTATGAGATTTGTTATTCTACTTTGGGGGGAGAAGTCATCCCTGGCTTGTGATGGACTAGAGGGGATGCCTGTTTTCAATTATAAGGAAATTGTAGATTTGGGACAAGAGAGTCGCAAGTCTCTGTTTGATTCTCATGATGCTA GACGACGCCAAATGGATGAAGCCATCAGCTCTGATGATGTTGCTACACTTGTATACACAAGTGGAACCACTGGCAATCCGAAAGGCGTTTTGCTTACACATCGGAATCTGCTACACCAG ATAAAAAACTTGTGGGACATTGTACCTGCTGAAGTTGGTGATAGATTTTTAAGCATGCTTCCACCTTGGCATGCATATGAACGAGCTTGTGAGTATTTTATATTCACATGTGGAATTGAACAAGTATACACGATTGTGAGAAACTTGAAG GATGATTTGCAACATTATCAACCACAGTATTTGATTTCTGTTCCATTAGTATATGATACGCTCTACAG TGGGATCCAAAAGCAAATTTCTACTAGCTCCCCTCTGCGTAAGCTTATTGCATTTATGTTTATAAGGGTCAGCTTGACATACATGGAATTGAAGAGGATTTATGAG GGAAAATGTCTAACGAGGAATGAGAAGCAACCTTCATATCTTGTTTCAATGTTGGACTGGTTATGGGCAAGATGTATTGCAGCAATATTATATCCGGTGCATATGTTGGCAAAGAAAGTTGTTTATAGTAAAATCCACTCTACTATCGGAATATCAAAg GCTGGCGTAAGTGGAGGCGGTAGTTTACCTTTGCATGTCGACCAGTTTTTTGAG GGAATTGGTGTGAAAGTGCAGAATGGGTATGGTTTAACTGAGTCTTCTCCTGTTGTTGCTGCTCGACGGCCAACCTGTAAT GTTCTTGGCTCAGTTGGGCATCCGATTCAACATACAGAATTCAAAATTGTAGATTCCGAAACCAATGAAGTTCTCTCACCTGGTTTAAAGGGCATTGTAAAAGTTAGGGGGCCACAAGTGATGAAAGGTTACTACAAG AATCCATGGGCTACAAAGCAAGTCATAGATGAGGATGGTTGGCTAAGCACTGGCGATATAGGTTGGATTGCTCCTCACCATTCAACTGGGCGAAGTCGTCGTTGTGGAGGTGTGATTGTTCTTGAAGGACGTGCCAAGGATACCATAGTTCTCTCTACCG GAGAAAATGTTGAACCAGGAGAGCTTGAAGAAGCTGCTCTCAGAAGTAGTCTAATTCAACAAATAGTTGTTATTGGCCAG GATCAGCGACGTCTTGGAGCTATAATTGTTCCAAACAAAGAAGAGGTTCTATTGGCTGCAAAAGAACTGTCCATTTTAGATGCCAATGCCTCTGACCTTAGTAAGGAAAAAATGACCAGCCTGTTATATAAAGAATTGAGAACATG GACTTTACAGTTTTCATTTCAAATAGGACCAATCCTTGTTGTGGAGGAGCCCTTTACT ATTGAAAGTGATTTATTGACTCCGACCATGAAAATTCGGAGGGACAAAGTTTGTGCTCGGTACAGGGAGCAGATAGACAATCTCTACAAGTAA
- the LOC133871648 gene encoding pentatricopeptide repeat-containing protein At4g14050, mitochondrial-like yields the protein MLISYYLYKLQLCARRQVPLTAKNLHAQIIKTGLDQCDPLPNSLLDVYGKCRLVQDALHMFDQMPHRDLVSWASILTALNQANLPHLSLSMLPTMLRHDGLEPDHFVLATLFKACARLDAIRQGKQVHARFLLSPFRDDSVVNSSLINMYVKCGLPDDARAVFNSISLKNSVPWTAMISGYARSERKLSGSGVDAFHLFIEMRREGVDIVDPLVLSSTIGASANLAALELGKQIHGLVISLGYESCIFISNALVDMYAKCSDILAAKEIFGSMQRRDVVSWTSIIVGVAQHGQAEEALALYDEMISAGVKPNEVTFVGLIYACSHVGLVSKGRQLFKSMIEDYGISPSLQHYTCFLDLLSRSGHLDEAENLFNAMPFKPDEPTWAALLGACTHHNNIEMGIRVADHLLSLKPEDPSTYILLSNIYAGAALWEKVSKVRKLMAVMEVKKQPGYSCIGFGKDSQVFC from the coding sequence ATGCTTATCTCTTACTATCTCTACAAACTCCAACTTTGCGCCAGGCGCCAAGTACCACTCACTGCCAAGAACCTCCATGCCCAAATCATCAAAACTGGCCTAGACCAATGTGATCCTCTGCCCAACAGCCTCTTGGACGTGTATGGCAAATGTCGTCTCGTTCAGGACGCTCTTCACATGTTCGACCAGATGCCCCACAGAGATCTTGTCTCATGGGCCTCAATTCTCACTGCTCTCAACCAGGCCAACCTCCCCCACCTAAGTCTCTCCATGCTTCCTACCATGCTTAGGCATGATGGTTTAGAACCTGACCATTTTGTGCTTGCTACCCTTTTTAAAGCATGTGCTAGATTGGATGCTATTAGGCAAGGCAAGCAGGTGCATGCCCGCTTTCTGTTATCGCCGTTTCGAGATGACAGTGTAGTTAACTCATCGTTGATCAACATGTATGTAAAATGTGGATTACCTGATGATGCACGTGCGGTTTTTaattcaatttctttgaaaaattctGTTCCTTGGACTGCCATGATTTCTGGGTATGCCCGAAGTGAGAGGAAATTGAGTGGGAGTGGAGTTGATgcatttcatttatttattgaaatgaGAAGAGAAGGGGTTGATATAGTAGACCCATTAGTTCTTTCAAGCACCATTGGTGCAAGCGCTAATCTAGCTGCGCTGGAGCTTGGAAAGCAGATTCATGGCCTAGTTATTTCTCTTGGTTATGAGTCTTGCATATTTATAAGTAATGCACTTGTAGATATGTATGCCAAATGTAGTGATATTCTGGCTGCAAAAGAAATTTTTGGTAGTATGCAACGAAGGGATGTAGTTTCTTGGACTTCAATAATCGTTGGGGTGGCTCAGCACGGGCAAGCAGAGGAGGCATTGGCTTTATATGATGAGATGATTTCAGCTGGAGTAAAGCCAAATGAAGTGACCTTTGTTGGATTGATTTATGCTTGTAGTCATGTTGGATTAGTTAGTAAAGGTCGTCAACTATTCAAATCCATGATTGAGGATTATGGAATTAGTCCTTCCCTGCAGCACTACACATGCTTCTTGGATCTTCTTAGTCGGTCCGGGCATCTTGATGAGGCTGAGAATCTCTTCAATGCAATGCCATTTAAGCCCGATGAACCCACTTGGGCGGCTTTACTTGGTGCCTGCACGCACCATAATAATATTGAAATGGGAATCAGAGTTGCTGATCATCTATTGAGTTTAAAACCAGAAGATCCATCAACCTATATTCTGTTGTCTAATATTTATGCCGGTGCTGCATTGTGGGAAAAGGTGTCAAAGGTGAGAAAGTTGATGGCAGTCATGGAAGTTAAAAAGCAACCGGGTTATAGTTGCATTGGATTTGGAAAGGATAGCCAAGTGTTTTGCTAG